The Bacillus spongiae genomic interval CTTTGTAATGTGGAGATGGGACGTATCTATTATGAAATCTATGGAGAAGGATTTCCAGTATTACTATTGCATGGAATGGGCACAGATCATCGTTCTATGAAAGCGTGGGCAGAACCAATCTATGAAAATATAAAAGGATTTCAAAGAGTTTATATTGATTTACCCGCTCATGGAAAAAGTACTATTGATGAAGGTCTTAAAACAACAAATGATATGCTGACAAATATTTTAGAATTTATTGATAAGGTACTACCTAATAGTCGCTTTTTATTAATAGGCTCCTCATTTGGAGGATATTTAGCACAGGGTATTTTACATTCTAAGCGTGAACAAGTAAAGGGAGTTTGTTTGCTTGCACCTGTACTTCATCTAAAAGAGAGGAACCTGCCTGAAAAGGTAGTGTTGGAAAGAGATGAAGGGTTAAATAGAGAATGGGATGATGATTGTAAAAATGCATTTAGGACATTATTTGTTCATCAGAGTAAAATAAATTTCGACTGTTTTATGAATGAAATCCAGCCGGGACGTTTATTAGCTAACAAAGACTTTCTAGCATCAAGCTGGAGAGAAAAGGGGTACCTTCTTTCGGAAGAGCCATTAAATGATGTACCATCTTTGCCGCATCATGCACTTATTATACTTGGAAGACATGATTCAATTTGTGGTTATAAGGATCACTTTTTTTTACTCGATAAACTTCCGAATTCAACTGTTGCCATTTTAGATGGAGCTGGGCATATGCTTCAGGTTGAAAATCGTGAAATTGTACGAGAACTTGTGAAAGATTGGTTGAATAAGATATCAATTAATCTGTAACTGAGAAAATGAAGCTTCTATCATTTGTGGCAAACTCTTGCCCATTTTACATAACATATAATTTAAAATCCTACTACTAATCATGCATTTCTGCATTACCCTCGTAATCTATAAGAAGAAGGTGCAAAATTGTTAAAACTAGCCTTAATTAAGGAACCCAATTCTAAAGAGAGTGTATTTATCCAGAAAACCATTTTGAATTCCAATCCTTTTTTCAATCAGGTTTTAGTAGGAAAAGAAAGGTTAACTGCTGAAGATATTATAAAGGAAAACAAGCAACATCTTGAATTGGGGGCTAAATATTTCTATATTAATCAAAATGATAAGCCAATTGGCTTGATTCATTTTCTTCCCAAAAATCCATATGATGACCATACTTGGATCGGCTTACTGATTATACATAAGCAATACCAAAAGAACGGTTTAGGTAGTCATGCCTTAAGTTTATTAGAAAAGGATTTAAGAAAACAAAACATTGAAAAAGTAAGGCTTTGTGTGCAACACGAAAATGATATAGGTGCTTCTTTTTGGAGCGAAGAAGGGTTTAGCAAAATAAGCACCGCCAAGGATCATCGTCATAATCATATTGATATTTATGAAAAGGTTCTTATTTAATGAATGGATACGTTTAATAATTTTGTCTAGTGAAAGGAAGAGGAGTGATGATTTACACTTCCTTAAAGCAGTAAACAAGAGAAGTTACGTTGTTTGTCAAAAAGGCCTTCAACATATAATAAGTTAGATGGATTATCTAAGGAGGAATTTTGGTGAATCTCTTATCAAATACAGTTGTTGGTATATTAGGAACCGTGCACACTGAAGATTTGAGAAGCAAGTTTCATTATTCATTAGAGAAGTTAGAAGAGAAAATACTAGAATTCAATCCTGACATCATTTGTGGTGAAATACGACCAGAAGACTGGGAGAAGCATATAACAACTACTGACTATACGGGTTACCTTGGCCCCAATGAATATCGCCAGTCCATTATCCCATTGTGTGAACGAAATCAAATTAAATTTGTCCCAGTTGATTGGTTCGAATGGGATATTGTCAATTTAGACCATTTTGAGGCATACCCTAAAGAAGAACAAATGCAATTACACACGGAATTAACGAATATGTATAACGAAATTTTTTTGAAAGTAAACGAAGGGAATACTCCTTTTAATTCACTGGAAGTAGATCAACTCGTCAAAGAAAAACATGATTGGCTATTCAAAGTGAATGCTGATGTTCAAAATCTTACGTGGCAGGCAAGAAATCAGCTGATGATTATAAGAATTAACAATGTTATAAAGGCTAACCGGAATAAGCGGATATTATGTACGGTTGGGATGGAGCATAATTACTACTATTATAGTGAATTACAGAAAACGAAGGGGATTCAATTGTGCTATCCTTTATAAATCTTCAGTTTAAATAAGAAGGGTCATGTTAAACTAACATGAAGCATAACCATTGAATAGACTTGAACATTAAGAGACGGTACTGATGATATGAAAAAATAATCAATCTTTTTAAATGTACAAAAAAGGAGAGAAAAAGTCAGTTGATCCACCTTTATTAGTGAGAAAAGTCAGGTTTGTTGGCGTTTTCATCATAATAACAATTTAGTATTGGTTTTTTTTGAAAAAAATGTTATTATGTCATTAGCTAACAAAGAGAGGAATGAAGAATGAGCGATGAAGTAATCACCCGATCCAAAAACAACGAGTTTTATATTTTGAAATTTTACTCGTTCTAGACAGGATTGGTGTGTCCATTTTTAAATGGAGAAAGTATCGCTCATACTGAATATAAAGGCAGAATTAATGGTTTTCTCTTCCTTTTTAGCATATTTATATTCTTTTTGACATACTATAAACCAACCTGTCCGGAGCATTCTGGGGAGGTTTTATTTTGTTAAAAATGAATGCGAAAAATGTTATGTTAGAAATCGGTGAAAGAATTCTTTTTGAAATAGACGAGTTAAAGCTATATAAAGGGGAAAGAGTTGGATTAATAGGGAAAAATGGTGAAGGGAAATCGCAATTACTA includes:
- a CDS encoding GNAT family N-acetyltransferase, with product MLKLALIKEPNSKESVFIQKTILNSNPFFNQVLVGKERLTAEDIIKENKQHLELGAKYFYINQNDKPIGLIHFLPKNPYDDHTWIGLLIIHKQYQKNGLGSHALSLLEKDLRKQNIEKVRLCVQHENDIGASFWSEEGFSKISTAKDHRHNHIDIYEKVLI
- a CDS encoding alpha/beta hydrolase yields the protein MLCNVEMGRIYYEIYGEGFPVLLLHGMGTDHRSMKAWAEPIYENIKGFQRVYIDLPAHGKSTIDEGLKTTNDMLTNILEFIDKVLPNSRFLLIGSSFGGYLAQGILHSKREQVKGVCLLAPVLHLKERNLPEKVVLERDEGLNREWDDDCKNAFRTLFVHQSKINFDCFMNEIQPGRLLANKDFLASSWREKGYLLSEEPLNDVPSLPHHALIILGRHDSICGYKDHFFLLDKLPNSTVAILDGAGHMLQVENREIVRELVKDWLNKISINL